One Streptomyces lincolnensis genomic region harbors:
- a CDS encoding sugar phosphate isomerase/epimerase family protein → MSAASPAATPLRFGYGTNGLADLRLDDALALLADLGYDGVGLTLDHMHLDPMAPDLPARTARLAHRLSALGLEVTVETGARYVLDPRRKHGPSLLDPDPDDRDRRVDLLVRAVRVAADLGAHAVHCFSGITPAGTDEDTAWKRLAEALAPVLEAAATAGVPLAVEPEPGHLLATLADFHRLRRALGDPEQLGLTLDLGHCQCLEPLPPADCVRAAAPWLCHVQIEDMRRGVHEHLPLGDGEIDFPPVLAALSAVGYQGLTVVELPRHSHAGPHFAALSLPFLHHAASVSNGTTPNPPLPPPPDAPPPGEPSATPEGSTP, encoded by the coding sequence ATGAGCGCCGCAAGCCCCGCCGCCACCCCCCTCCGCTTCGGCTACGGCACCAACGGTCTCGCCGACCTCCGTCTCGACGACGCCCTCGCTCTCCTCGCCGACCTCGGCTACGACGGCGTCGGTCTGACCCTCGACCACATGCATCTCGACCCGATGGCCCCGGACCTGCCCGCCCGCACCGCCCGCCTCGCGCACCGGCTGAGCGCGCTCGGTCTGGAGGTCACCGTGGAGACCGGTGCCCGCTATGTGCTCGACCCGCGCCGCAAACACGGCCCCTCCCTGCTGGATCCCGACCCGGACGACCGCGACCGACGCGTCGACCTGCTGGTCCGTGCCGTGCGGGTCGCCGCCGACCTCGGCGCCCACGCCGTGCACTGTTTCAGCGGGATCACCCCGGCGGGCACCGACGAGGACACCGCGTGGAAGCGACTCGCCGAGGCCCTCGCCCCCGTGCTGGAAGCCGCCGCCACCGCCGGCGTCCCCCTGGCCGTCGAACCCGAACCCGGTCACCTCCTCGCCACCCTCGCCGACTTCCACCGCCTGCGCCGCGCCCTCGGAGACCCCGAGCAGCTCGGGCTGACCCTCGACCTCGGCCACTGCCAGTGCCTCGAACCCCTGCCGCCCGCCGACTGCGTACGCGCCGCCGCCCCCTGGCTGTGCCACGTCCAGATCGAGGACATGCGCCGGGGCGTCCACGAACACCTCCCGCTCGGCGACGGCGAGATCGACTTCCCGCCCGTCCTCGCCGCCCTGTCCGCCGTCGGCTACCAGGGCCTGACCGTCGTCGAACTGCCCCGCCACTCCCACGCGGGACCCCACTTCGCCGCCCTCTCCCTCCCGTTTCTCCACCACGCCGCGTCCGTGTCCAACGGCACGACCCCGAACCCGCCGCTTCCCCCTCCGCCCGACGCGCCACCTCCAGGCGAGCCCTCCGCCACCCCAGAAGGGAGCACCCCATGA
- a CDS encoding SCO3242 family prenyltransferase: protein MSRPGHAGEGRPETGPTGRAGRARAWAELLRLPALFTVPGDALAGAAATGGRANPRTLLAIGSSLCLYEAGMALNDWADRAEDAVERPHRPLPSGRVHPTAALAAACAFTGAGLSLAALAGRPALTVAVPLATTVWAYDLSLKHTAAGPTAMAAARGLDLLLGAAATTGTGAMSGGVRAALPSAAVLGAHTLAVTTVSRRETQGGAPLAALAALTTTAVLSRLLTRPPGKRGSPTGPDIGPRAEPGTGTPSMPATTPDTPTPTPAFPVTDALRTALTAAYATTVARPYFHATLNASPPLTQRAVGAGIRAMIPLQCALTARSGAPVAALFTAALSPLAARFARKVSVT from the coding sequence ATGAGCCGCCCCGGACACGCGGGGGAGGGGCGCCCCGAGACCGGTCCCACCGGCCGTGCCGGGCGAGCGCGGGCCTGGGCCGAACTCCTGCGTCTCCCGGCCCTGTTCACCGTTCCCGGCGACGCCCTCGCCGGCGCGGCCGCCACCGGCGGGCGGGCGAACCCCCGCACGCTGCTCGCCATCGGCTCCTCCCTGTGCCTGTACGAGGCAGGAATGGCCCTCAACGACTGGGCCGACCGCGCCGAGGACGCCGTCGAACGCCCGCACCGCCCGCTCCCCTCCGGCCGCGTCCACCCCACCGCGGCCCTCGCGGCGGCCTGCGCCTTCACCGGCGCCGGACTGTCCCTCGCGGCCCTCGCCGGCCGCCCCGCCCTCACCGTCGCGGTCCCGCTGGCGACGACCGTCTGGGCGTACGACCTGTCCCTGAAGCACACCGCGGCAGGCCCGACGGCCATGGCGGCCGCCCGCGGACTGGACCTCCTCCTCGGCGCCGCGGCCACCACCGGCACCGGCGCCATGAGCGGCGGCGTCCGTGCCGCCCTTCCCTCCGCCGCCGTCCTCGGCGCACACACCCTCGCGGTCACCACCGTCTCGCGCCGGGAGACCCAGGGCGGCGCACCCCTGGCCGCCCTGGCCGCGCTGACGACGACGGCTGTCCTGTCCCGCCTGCTCACCCGCCCGCCGGGGAAACGGGGAAGCCCGACGGGGCCGGACATCGGACCGCGGGCCGAGCCCGGCACCGGAACACCGTCCATGCCCGCCACCACACCGGACACGCCCACACCCACCCCCGCCTTCCCGGTCACCGACGCCCTGCGCACCGCCCTCACCGCGGCCTACGCCACCACCGTCGCCCGCCCCTATTTCCACGCCACCCTCAATGCCTCACCCCCGCTCACCCAACGCGCGGTCGGCGCCGGAATCCGCGCCATGATCCCCCTCCAGTGCGCCCTCACCGCCCGCTCCGGGGCCCCTGTGGCCGCCCTGTTCACAGCCGCCCTGTCCCCGCTCGCGGCGCGGTTCGCGAGGAAGGTGAGCGTCACATGA